The following proteins come from a genomic window of Terribacillus aidingensis:
- a CDS encoding Ger(x)C family spore germination protein, producing the protein MLMWKKTIRKFCICLFSLIFLCGCWDSADIEDMSFVIGLGIDNSENEKNSIKHTTQIAVTKKKGEQGTAPQGKMYQNVMLEGRSIQDILRNISLQLPYPVYTDHLECIIITEKAASKYDLSILLDQMLRDNVTRLSPTVVLSKQQASDVLNTNIEGEIPGSYISSIFENKTSTLKILPEVRLGKVAANLASQTSFLLPNIEKQKNTLKVDGAGVIKGKERKFIGFLSVEEVEGVNWLTGEGKAGLLEFEDEKKNTIVYEVQNYRTKVKPNFQNGNLSFLVQIKAEGWITEDWSKVAHNLTESYVKDLEQLGANKVKRLSEKTLKKLQQDYKTDVVNFSESFRIAYPREYLKIKKDWDNYFAEADVEYDVRVKIVNTGDVVK; encoded by the coding sequence ATGTTGATGTGGAAAAAAACAATACGTAAGTTCTGTATCTGTCTATTCTCTCTCATATTCCTTTGCGGCTGTTGGGACAGCGCAGATATTGAAGACATGTCGTTTGTAATCGGTCTTGGGATTGATAACAGCGAAAATGAAAAGAATTCGATCAAACATACCACGCAGATTGCCGTCACGAAGAAAAAAGGAGAACAGGGAACAGCGCCGCAGGGAAAGATGTATCAAAACGTGATGCTTGAAGGTAGATCGATCCAGGATATCTTACGTAATATTTCTCTTCAGCTTCCGTACCCCGTATACACGGACCATTTGGAATGTATCATCATAACTGAAAAAGCGGCGAGCAAGTATGATTTATCTATTCTACTCGACCAGATGCTGCGTGATAATGTCACTCGTTTGAGCCCAACAGTCGTTCTTAGCAAGCAGCAAGCCAGTGACGTGTTAAACACAAATATAGAAGGTGAGATACCTGGCAGTTACATCAGCAGTATTTTCGAGAATAAAACAAGCACGCTGAAAATTCTCCCGGAAGTACGTTTAGGAAAGGTGGCTGCTAATCTCGCGTCTCAAACCAGCTTTTTGCTGCCAAATATAGAAAAACAAAAAAATACGCTGAAAGTGGACGGGGCTGGGGTAATTAAAGGAAAAGAAAGGAAATTTATCGGTTTCTTGTCAGTGGAAGAGGTAGAGGGGGTAAACTGGCTGACTGGGGAAGGGAAAGCTGGTTTACTGGAATTTGAGGATGAAAAAAAAAATACTATTGTTTATGAGGTACAAAATTATAGGACAAAGGTGAAGCCGAATTTTCAAAATGGGAACCTGTCTTTCCTGGTGCAAATTAAAGCGGAGGGGTGGATAACAGAAGATTGGTCTAAAGTAGCGCACAATTTGACAGAAAGTTATGTGAAAGATCTGGAGCAACTGGGAGCAAATAAAGTCAAAAGGTTATCGGAAAAAACGCTAAAAAAACTTCAGCAGGATTATAAGACTGATGTTGTGAATTTTTCTGAAAGTTTCAGAATCGCCTATCCAAGAGAATATCTGAAAATAAAAAAGGATTGGGATAATTATTTTGCTGAAGCAGATGTGGAGTACGATGTTAGGGTGAAGATTGTCAATACTGGTGATGTAGTGAAATAG
- a CDS encoding GerAB/ArcD/ProY family transporter, whose amino-acid sequence MKMGTTRITTIQMVALLSSTLIAVGIFTLPRNLAMEVGTPDLWVCVVLGGICAYLSCLIIVSLSLRFERLTFFEFNKLIVGKWLGTTLSFSFIGYSLMIGAFEIRSMGELTQFYLLEETPICVIMICMYWIAFYLLIGGINPIARLIELLTPVCLVVFILVFCLGFKVFELNNLRPIFGLGLTPVLKGITPTFLTFSGLEFLLVFIAMMQKPKQAKKVVLIGLGIPVSIYLLAVIIITGGLSVERMKHQKWPTFALIQEYEFEGILFERFDALFLVVWLIQMFTTYVICQYVAAKGISTLTRLSYKKANFILLAAVYLICLIPQDLNQLEKMGTIIGWTSFAFSFIVPSILFLLAAVRRLRHVDVEKNNT is encoded by the coding sequence ATGAAAATGGGAACGACACGGATTACGACGATACAAATGGTTGCGTTGCTTTCTTCAACCTTAATTGCTGTAGGTATTTTTACACTTCCAAGAAATTTAGCAATGGAAGTGGGGACACCGGATTTGTGGGTTTGTGTAGTGCTAGGCGGTATATGTGCTTATTTATCTTGTCTTATCATTGTGTCCCTAAGCCTTCGTTTTGAACGCCTTACATTTTTCGAATTCAACAAGCTGATTGTCGGGAAGTGGCTCGGAACAACTCTTAGCTTTAGTTTTATTGGCTACTCACTAATGATTGGTGCGTTTGAAATCCGTTCTATGGGCGAACTGACACAATTTTATCTGTTAGAGGAGACACCAATCTGTGTCATCATGATTTGCATGTACTGGATTGCATTTTACTTGCTGATAGGGGGCATCAATCCAATAGCGCGGTTGATCGAGTTATTGACCCCTGTTTGCTTGGTTGTATTCATATTGGTGTTTTGTCTTGGTTTTAAAGTCTTTGAATTAAATAATTTGAGACCAATATTTGGTCTTGGCCTAACACCTGTATTAAAAGGTATAACCCCGACATTCCTTACGTTCAGTGGATTAGAGTTTTTACTCGTTTTCATTGCTATGATGCAAAAACCGAAACAGGCAAAAAAAGTTGTATTGATCGGATTGGGAATACCTGTATCTATTTATTTGTTGGCGGTAATCATCATTACAGGGGGATTATCCGTTGAAAGAATGAAGCATCAGAAATGGCCCACTTTTGCCCTTATTCAAGAATATGAATTCGAGGGTATACTGTTTGAACGCTTTGATGCTTTATTTTTAGTCGTTTGGCTTATTCAGATGTTTACGACATATGTTATCTGTCAATATGTTGCCGCAAAAGGTATATCTACGTTGACACGACTTTCATATAAAAAAGCAAACTTTATACTTTTGGCTGCAGTTTATCTTATTTGTTTGATTCCTCAGGATTTAAATCAACTGGAGAAGATGGGGACGATTATCGGCTGGACAAGCTTTGCTTTTTCCTTCATCGTGCCATCCATACTTTTTTTACTTGCAGCAGTAAGGAGGCTGAGGCATGTTGATGTGGAAAAAAACAATACGTAA